A window of the Butyricimonas faecalis genome harbors these coding sequences:
- a CDS encoding 6-pyruvoyl trahydropterin synthase family protein: protein MLIRKLFKFEGAHIVRNCSSHRCRENIHGHSYIVEVFITSDKLDRGYMVMDFVLLDKVKELVDSFDHTYSLWQEESDDLKTFIYKYNRRVAEIPVSPSAEGYALLLLYLIDKILQNTEHKNGEGNVRLSSVRVHETATGYAEAFREDLKLVNFNIHDIRFSEAIREEWKDELWWEEMKKDKN from the coding sequence ATGTTAATCAGAAAGTTATTCAAATTCGAGGGGGCACACATCGTGCGGAATTGTTCTTCACATCGTTGTCGGGAGAACATTCATGGACATTCATACATCGTGGAAGTGTTTATCACGTCCGACAAGTTGGACCGGGGATATATGGTGATGGACTTCGTGCTGCTGGATAAAGTGAAGGAACTTGTGGATAGTTTTGACCACACCTACTCGCTGTGGCAGGAAGAATCCGATGATTTGAAGACTTTTATCTACAAATATAACCGGCGGGTGGCAGAAATCCCCGTCTCTCCTTCTGCAGAAGGGTACGCTTTGTTGCTCCTTTACTTGATCGACAAAATTCTGCAAAACACGGAGCATAAAAACGGAGAAGGAAACGTACGGCTCTCTTCTGTTCGGGTACACGAAACGGCAACCGGGTATGCCGAGGCTTTCCGGGAAGACTTGAAACTCGTGAACTTCAATATTCATGATATCCGTTTTTCCGAGGCTATCCGGGAAGAATGGAAAGATGAGCTGTGGTGGGAAGAAATGAAAAAAGATAAAAACTAA
- a CDS encoding 7-carboxy-7-deazaguanine synthase QueE — MLHLAKDGIFPITKDKDGKLLKELPASGLHVPGTIQGEGKLNGIPSLFIRLAGCNLHCTWKTLAGNTCECDTAYAAFKVENSFSLPIREIIQIIGHNRGNIDHLVITGGEPFLQADKVKELCLQLKKEAHFHITVETNATLYVEECAQTIDFFSLSPKLSGSVPPTPYAEHHNNTRINIPAIQSFITHVRKNKKEFQLKFVYSGENDVSEIQALLRQLDGWANEDILLMPMGATPEELNLSIPKTLEHCIRNGWRFCDRLHISLFGNKQGV; from the coding sequence ATGTTGCATTTGGCAAAAGATGGTATATTCCCCATCACGAAAGACAAGGACGGAAAACTGCTAAAGGAATTACCTGCCTCGGGATTACACGTGCCGGGAACGATTCAAGGCGAGGGAAAATTAAACGGCATACCTTCCCTGTTTATCCGGTTAGCCGGGTGTAACCTCCATTGCACGTGGAAAACACTTGCCGGGAACACTTGCGAATGCGACACGGCATATGCCGCTTTTAAAGTTGAGAATTCATTCTCCCTACCAATAAGAGAGATCATACAAATTATCGGTCACAACCGGGGAAACATAGATCATCTCGTGATCACGGGTGGTGAACCTTTCTTGCAAGCGGATAAAGTCAAGGAGTTGTGTCTGCAATTAAAAAAAGAGGCCCATTTTCACATTACCGTCGAAACTAACGCCACGCTTTATGTAGAAGAGTGTGCCCAAACGATCGACTTTTTTAGTCTTTCTCCCAAATTGTCAGGCTCTGTTCCTCCCACTCCCTACGCAGAGCACCACAACAATACCCGTATCAACATTCCGGCCATACAATCATTTATCACGCACGTACGCAAAAACAAAAAAGAATTTCAACTAAAATTCGTTTACTCCGGGGAAAACGACGTGAGTGAAATTCAAGCACTCTTGAGACAACTAGACGGATGGGCAAACGAAGACATTTTGTTAATGCCCATGGGTGCCACTCCCGAAGAATTAAACCTCTCGATCCCTAAAACACTGGAACATTGCATCCGAAACGGATGGCGTTTCTGCGATCGACTGCATATATCTCTTTTTGGAAATAAGCAAGGAGTATAA
- a CDS encoding DUF7281 domain-containing protein, translating to MERNKFTVSIARKVLRMFGGESLPSSSLPHWIADELKEEGLISAVARGSRYSYRLTDVEACRRYVKDKYTSGTALERWIEVLSEDDDALGRHMLVQETGNSKSVKLRTFRGFLVNSYEPVKAMMGDSDFIISPTESTAVFIQNPEKFHIPSDVVIVGIENGENFRYIRHQKYLFGNKKILFVSRYPQSSDLKDWLRGISNEYIHFGDYDLAGISIYQSEFYRILGERASFFVPKDIEERLRTGNEKLYNAQYLRYRNMKIIDSRLNWLVEMIHRYRKVYEQEGYIV from the coding sequence ATGGAGAGAAATAAATTTACAGTTTCGATAGCGAGAAAAGTATTGCGTATGTTTGGCGGAGAGTCGCTTCCTTCAAGCTCTTTGCCACATTGGATCGCTGACGAACTTAAAGAAGAAGGACTCATCTCTGCTGTTGCTCGCGGTAGCAGGTATTCGTATCGTCTGACGGATGTTGAGGCCTGTCGTAGATATGTTAAAGATAAATACACCTCAGGCACGGCACTTGAACGGTGGATTGAAGTTTTGAGTGAAGATGATGATGCCTTGGGACGCCATATGCTTGTACAAGAAACAGGAAACTCTAAATCAGTGAAGTTAAGAACGTTCCGAGGTTTTCTTGTGAATAGTTATGAACCTGTAAAAGCAATGATGGGTGACTCTGATTTTATTATTTCGCCTACTGAGAGTACTGCTGTTTTTATACAAAATCCCGAAAAATTCCATATCCCATCCGACGTTGTAATTGTTGGTATTGAAAATGGAGAAAATTTTCGGTATATCCGTCATCAGAAATATTTGTTCGGTAACAAAAAGATACTTTTTGTATCCCGTTATCCGCAGTCGTCTGATTTGAAAGATTGGCTTAGGGGGATATCTAATGAGTACATTCATTTTGGTGATTATGATCTGGCGGGTATAAGTATATATCAATCTGAATTTTACAGGATTCTTGGTGAAAGGGCAAGTTTTTTCGTCCCTAAGGATATCGAGGAAAGATTGAGAACGGGTAATGAAAAGTTGTATAATGCTCAATATCTCCGATATAGGAATATGAAGATTATTGATTCACGTTTGAATTGGTTGGTTGAAATGATTCATCGTTATCGGAAAGTATACGAGCAGGAAGGGTATATTGTCTGA
- a CDS encoding ATP-binding protein, with the protein MRYLNKVIFLNSAHVPYAEVKVDGNVHFIGTQGVGKSTLLRAVLFFYNADKLRLGIPKEKMNFDTFYLPYANSYIIYEVMRENGAYTVVVTKSMGRAAFRFIDTPYRKEWFVNGENEVSADWSEIRTRISNSGSNASSLVSGYDMFRDIIFGNNRKPEMVQFRKYAIVESPRYQNIPRTIQNVFLNSKLDADFIKDTIIQSMNDDEFIIDLGYYRSQIESFEQEYSDVMLWIKQDKNGVVPVRRQADSVIKGYRKLLYSKKQIDDGRAELNYSEKMALQMLPRLEEQIASLNKEVERYNRLLNEEKDKFEQERDKLVKQSGIIESDLKSVKRKHQYYEQEHINEVISRVSKEPALEYELKSLTRMYNELTNTYSDIIRKYNLLEQGIDAEFVKFENESNKRILLLKEKLNNKISALKKTCDEQVDEIRTIYDEKLKTLSDNKSFILEEIFNLKQQKTKIEYTVHFKTEIDDYEDQLRSLSVEEKDTAMKVERMKLDCDRFRQKSQEETGLSDKKYDTEIDDIVCHRKQLDVEMEALRILIDNSKGSFCEWLEKNKPGWQESIGKIADEKLILYNQNLSPQLGEDGNNFFGVKVNLAGVERDLRTPEQLEAEFETKSSERDADTRKINLLNEEKEKQAESIRNKYRRQISVISNEMHLLESQLQQYPTKMKNLKAELVSWQRKEDEWKKKQLEEIEISIGGKEKERQKCSDDEGVLKKERDKRIGLIYDEQRKAEKRERLAVDSETEAIGNEISDHRLEMEIKKKELFKLQNDELSGKGADTSVIDVYKSKINSIKNELKYISSKRSLVSDYEKDKRELFDREQQLRDDKKNNELHLNDLNEKYALRKKKLIDQYNAAKNEVDARDNERNSIKKDFDVLDSFRKDENFCPPESYTSCELVTKKTCGIIIEELKSLIISLSKDTENFKKAVNLFNSNFTARNTFSFPLALVSDSDYMDFASNLSEFVENNKIAEYQNRISERYVNIIRRVSKETGNLTQNESEIHKTINDINDDFVKRNFAGVIRSIELRPQQSNDKLMQLLTEIMKFNNENSFNMGEMDLFSQDSRENVNLRAVKYLNTFSKLLKDEPSRKSLVVSDTFNLQFRVVENDNDTGWVEKIANVGSDGTDILVKAMVNIMLINVFKEKASRKFRDFKVHCMMDEIGKLHPNNVKGILDFANCRNILLVNSSPTTYNVEDYKYTYLLSKDSRSNTRIVPLLTRK; encoded by the coding sequence ATGAGATATCTCAATAAGGTTATTTTTCTTAATAGCGCCCATGTGCCGTATGCCGAAGTAAAAGTTGACGGTAATGTACACTTTATAGGAACGCAGGGAGTAGGAAAAAGTACTCTTCTGCGTGCAGTTCTGTTCTTTTATAATGCGGATAAACTTAGGTTGGGAATTCCGAAAGAAAAGATGAATTTCGATACATTCTATCTCCCTTATGCCAATTCCTATATCATTTACGAGGTGATGCGCGAGAATGGCGCTTACACGGTAGTGGTAACGAAGTCGATGGGAAGGGCTGCTTTTCGGTTTATTGATACCCCCTACCGGAAAGAGTGGTTTGTAAACGGAGAAAACGAGGTGTCGGCAGACTGGAGCGAGATTCGTACACGCATTTCCAATTCCGGCAGTAATGCCTCTTCATTAGTTTCAGGATACGATATGTTTCGTGATATCATATTCGGTAACAACAGAAAGCCGGAGATGGTGCAGTTTCGTAAATATGCCATCGTGGAAAGCCCCAGATACCAGAATATACCCCGTACAATCCAGAATGTATTTTTAAATTCAAAACTTGATGCGGATTTTATAAAAGATACCATCATACAGTCAATGAATGATGATGAGTTTATTATTGATTTGGGATATTATCGCAGTCAGATTGAATCGTTTGAACAGGAATATTCCGATGTGATGCTTTGGATAAAGCAGGATAAGAATGGTGTTGTTCCGGTCAGAAGACAAGCCGATTCGGTAATAAAAGGATATAGAAAGCTTTTGTATTCAAAAAAGCAGATAGATGACGGCAGGGCAGAGCTTAATTATTCGGAAAAAATGGCATTGCAGATGCTTCCAAGGCTCGAAGAACAGATTGCTTCTTTGAACAAGGAGGTTGAACGTTATAATCGTTTGCTTAACGAAGAGAAAGACAAGTTTGAACAGGAGCGTGACAAACTTGTAAAGCAAAGTGGAATCATAGAATCAGATTTGAAGAGTGTCAAGAGAAAACATCAATATTATGAACAGGAGCATATAAATGAGGTAATATCAAGAGTAAGTAAAGAGCCTGCATTGGAATACGAGTTGAAATCTTTGACTCGGATGTATAACGAGTTGACGAACACGTATAGTGATATTATCCGCAAATATAATTTGCTTGAGCAAGGAATTGATGCTGAATTTGTAAAATTTGAAAATGAATCGAATAAAAGAATTCTTCTTTTGAAAGAGAAACTCAATAATAAAATATCTGCCCTGAAAAAGACATGTGACGAGCAGGTTGACGAAATAAGGACTATTTATGACGAAAAGCTGAAAACATTGTCAGATAATAAATCTTTCATACTAGAGGAGATATTCAATTTAAAACAGCAAAAGACCAAAATAGAGTATACGGTTCATTTTAAAACGGAAATAGATGATTATGAAGATCAGTTGAGATCTCTGTCTGTCGAAGAAAAAGATACAGCCATGAAAGTGGAGCGTATGAAGTTGGATTGTGACCGCTTCCGACAAAAATCACAAGAGGAAACAGGGCTCTCCGACAAGAAATATGATACAGAAATTGATGATATCGTATGTCATAGAAAACAATTGGATGTTGAAATGGAGGCCTTGCGAATTCTTATAGACAATAGTAAAGGCTCCTTTTGCGAATGGCTTGAAAAGAATAAGCCCGGATGGCAGGAAAGTATTGGTAAGATTGCAGACGAGAAACTGATTCTCTATAATCAGAATCTTAGTCCGCAACTTGGGGAAGACGGTAATAATTTCTTTGGTGTGAAGGTAAATCTTGCAGGAGTGGAACGTGATCTACGTACTCCCGAGCAACTAGAGGCGGAATTTGAAACTAAATCTTCTGAAAGAGATGCTGATACGAGAAAGATTAATCTACTGAATGAGGAAAAAGAAAAGCAAGCAGAATCTATAAGGAATAAATACAGAAGGCAAATTTCCGTGATATCAAACGAGATGCATCTTCTTGAGAGTCAGCTTCAGCAGTATCCGACAAAGATGAAAAACTTGAAAGCAGAATTGGTATCCTGGCAACGCAAGGAAGATGAGTGGAAGAAAAAACAGTTGGAAGAAATAGAAATAAGCATCGGCGGTAAGGAAAAGGAAAGACAGAAATGCTCTGATGATGAGGGAGTATTAAAAAAGGAAAGGGATAAGCGCATAGGTCTTATTTATGATGAACAAAGAAAGGCCGAAAAGAGAGAAAGGCTTGCTGTAGACAGCGAAACAGAGGCTATTGGAAATGAAATTTCTGATCATCGGTTGGAAATGGAAATCAAGAAAAAAGAGCTATTCAAACTTCAAAATGATGAACTAAGCGGTAAAGGGGCCGATACATCGGTTATAGATGTATACAAGTCAAAGATAAATTCTATAAAAAACGAATTGAAATACATATCTAGTAAACGTTCTTTAGTGTCGGATTATGAAAAGGATAAAAGAGAACTTTTTGACCGGGAGCAGCAATTGCGTGACGATAAGAAAAATAATGAGTTGCATCTTAATGACTTGAATGAAAAATATGCATTGAGGAAGAAAAAACTTATTGATCAGTATAATGCTGCAAAAAATGAAGTGGATGCCAGAGATAACGAGAGAAACTCTATAAAGAAGGATTTTGATGTACTTGATAGTTTTAGAAAGGATGAAAATTTTTGTCCACCGGAATCATACACGTCATGTGAACTTGTTACCAAAAAGACATGTGGAATTATTATTGAAGAACTGAAAAGTCTTATTATTTCCTTGAGTAAGGATACGGAGAATTTTAAGAAGGCCGTAAATCTTTTTAATAGTAATTTTACGGCAAGGAATACTTTCAGTTTTCCCTTGGCACTTGTAAGTGATTCGGACTATATGGATTTTGCATCCAATTTGAGTGAGTTTGTAGAGAATAATAAGATTGCTGAATATCAAAATCGTATAAGTGAAAGGTATGTGAATATAATCCGACGAGTATCAAAAGAAACGGGGAACCTTACCCAGAATGAAAGTGAAATACATAAAACGATAAATGATATAAACGATGATTTCGTGAAACGGAATTTTGCCGGAGTGATACGTAGCATCGAACTTCGTCCGCAGCAAAGTAACGATAAGCTCATGCAGTTGTTGACCGAAATAATGAAATTCAATAACGAGAATAGCTTCAACATGGGAGAGATGGATCTGTTTTCACAAGATTCGCGTGAAAATGTCAATCTTCGGGCCGTGAAATACTTGAATACATTCAGTAAACTCCTCAAGGACGAGCCGTCGCGCAAAAGTCTGGTTGTATCCGACACCTTTAATCTGCAGTTCCGTGTAGTGGAAAATGACAACGATACCGGGTGGGTAGAGAAAATTGCGAATGTAGGTTCCGATGGAACAGATATTTTGGTAAAAGCTATGGTGAATATTATGCTTATTAATGTATTCAAGGAAAAGGCTTCAAGAAAATTTAGAGATTTCAAAGTACATTGCATGATGGACGAAATAGGTAAACTGCATCCTAATAACGTAAAAGGGATACTTGATTTTGCTAATTGTCGAAATATCCTTCTAGTAAACAGTTCTCCTACAACATATAATGTTGAGGATTATAAATATACTTATCTGTTAAGCAAGGATTCCCGGAGTAATACCAGAATTGTACCATTGCTTACACGTAAATAG
- a CDS encoding condensin complex protein MksE: MRYTEEIFNILSKGGFISANSVSSAIKRFYDALEEDFTDYYEYYKGIGFYLEGGDGYYMFTRQESKVDLERKLEAVMKWIDYLSFLKTYDATFGPGFKFRPADIEVQISCQIELKEKASKLFSDKKKYNEVVEKLVLELEKSGMIELENEHDNTYKVLTAFHYMEDLVDCITISEEMNDEISQ, encoded by the coding sequence ATGAGATATACGGAAGAAATATTCAATATACTAAGTAAGGGAGGTTTCATCTCAGCTAATAGTGTATCGTCTGCGATAAAACGGTTTTATGATGCTTTAGAAGAAGACTTCACGGATTATTATGAGTATTATAAAGGAATTGGTTTCTATCTTGAAGGTGGTGACGGGTATTATATGTTTACCCGTCAGGAATCCAAGGTGGATCTTGAGCGTAAACTTGAGGCGGTAATGAAGTGGATAGACTATTTGAGTTTCTTGAAAACCTATGATGCTACCTTTGGGCCGGGATTTAAATTTCGTCCTGCCGACATAGAGGTACAGATTAGTTGTCAGATAGAACTAAAGGAGAAGGCTTCCAAACTTTTTTCAGATAAGAAGAAATACAATGAAGTTGTAGAAAAACTTGTATTGGAACTTGAAAAGTCGGGGATGATTGAGTTGGAGAACGAGCATGACAATACGTATAAAGTATTAACTGCATTTCACTATATGGAGGATTTAGTGGACTGCATAACGATATCGGAGGAAATGAATGATGAGATATCTCAATAA
- a CDS encoding fasciclin domain-containing protein, which yields MSKLLVTMIVLLALGGCSTNWNFENTGLAKEHFDGNMYEYLKSDSYNWDSIRLIIERAELVPLFEGEDPITFIGPTNHSVRKWMNNKFITSINDIDKDDCIKIVKDHLFAGKILRDDIPKGEYLTQEGGDVYTTLSGKSIWMGLFYEDYGNVVEGGVRVIYLKGNVTIDVASSNIQPTNGVVHSLSYNYVLGGL from the coding sequence ATGAGTAAATTATTAGTTACAATGATCGTACTCCTTGCATTAGGAGGGTGTTCTACAAATTGGAATTTTGAGAATACGGGATTAGCTAAAGAGCATTTCGACGGAAATATGTATGAATATCTAAAAAGTGATTCTTATAATTGGGATTCAATACGTTTGATAATAGAAAGGGCAGAGTTGGTGCCTTTGTTCGAGGGGGAAGACCCGATCACGTTTATAGGTCCCACGAATCACTCTGTTAGAAAGTGGATGAATAACAAGTTTATAACTTCCATCAATGACATAGATAAGGATGATTGTATTAAAATTGTTAAGGATCATTTGTTTGCCGGGAAAATATTGCGTGACGATATTCCCAAAGGAGAATATCTTACACAGGAAGGAGGAGATGTTTATACGACTCTTTCTGGGAAGAGTATTTGGATGGGGTTGTTTTATGAGGATTATGGCAATGTTGTAGAAGGGGGAGTGCGGGTGATCTATTTAAAGGGAAATGTGACTATTGATGTTGCTTCTTCTAACATACAGCCTACCAATGGGGTTGTACATTCGTTGAGCTATAATTACGTGTTAGGTGGATTATAA
- a CDS encoding RagB/SusD family nutrient uptake outer membrane protein: MRLKRLLYIAGLLLCCSCDNMLDVEPEIAVTYTNYFQNEQDVHKTYIDMYAKLREVYFQYQLQPHHKMGLVYDQCNEYYSYADELKNLSAEAFKKVDGTSWLLHYNVIFQSNLILDNLYRVQDLPKDRENFYRGHCYFAKGLMYYEIARRWGNAPITRDSKSIDPLGRSDAKVVLDTALSNALRAFDLLKNYEEAVDYNGQKLKKYYAHKGAAAALLANIYAWKGGVFNDPDAYKETEKYCTLIIENKVGIYKMVDTPEEVCSVVMDRLSSESVFELLNSSIDFGFTTGRFSPGINFHIGENYGSGGYPLNPFGSLSNNQYENLYLIKNDRVKKIWSDGDLRRTAYFWKFDEMAAADEEITGGFAYPYFWRKPLLDAAWDPAEMINVDGNKIFWRLAEIYLLRAEARCRANLPGAEDDLNCVRNRAHAKAYPADTDTEGLQMAIFREREREMFFDGERYYDIVRNGYYTLPGMISEVFEQLTEQDVKDGALYVPIMDTEMQRNTLMRQNPYWLARW; encoded by the coding sequence ATGAGACTGAAAAGATTGTTGTATATAGCGGGATTATTACTATGTTGTTCTTGTGACAACATGTTGGATGTAGAGCCTGAGATTGCTGTAACCTATACGAATTATTTTCAAAATGAACAGGATGTGCATAAAACGTATATTGATATGTATGCTAAATTACGAGAAGTATATTTTCAATATCAATTGCAACCGCATCATAAAATGGGACTGGTATATGATCAATGTAATGAATATTACTCTTATGCCGATGAATTGAAAAATCTTTCTGCTGAAGCTTTTAAAAAAGTTGACGGAACGAGTTGGCTGCTTCATTATAATGTAATTTTTCAATCCAATTTGATATTGGATAATCTGTATCGGGTGCAGGATTTGCCTAAAGACAGAGAGAATTTTTATAGAGGACATTGTTATTTTGCCAAAGGGTTAATGTATTATGAAATTGCTCGGCGTTGGGGGAATGCTCCGATTACGAGAGATTCCAAAAGTATAGATCCGTTAGGACGTAGTGATGCGAAAGTTGTATTGGATACGGCGTTGTCCAATGCTTTGAGGGCTTTTGATCTGTTAAAGAATTACGAGGAAGCGGTTGATTATAACGGACAGAAATTGAAAAAATATTATGCACATAAAGGAGCGGCTGCGGCGCTTTTAGCTAACATCTATGCGTGGAAAGGTGGTGTGTTCAATGATCCGGATGCTTACAAAGAGACAGAAAAGTACTGTACTTTAATTATTGAAAATAAAGTGGGGATTTATAAAATGGTTGACACGCCCGAAGAAGTCTGTTCTGTTGTCATGGATCGCTTGAGTTCTGAGTCTGTTTTTGAATTGTTGAATAGTAGTATTGATTTTGGTTTCACGACCGGACGTTTTTCTCCAGGGATAAATTTCCATATAGGAGAAAACTATGGTTCTGGAGGTTATCCGTTAAATCCATTTGGCTCGTTGTCTAATAATCAATATGAAAATCTTTATTTGATAAAAAACGATCGGGTAAAGAAAATCTGGAGTGATGGAGATTTGAGACGTACGGCTTATTTCTGGAAATTTGATGAAATGGCAGCTGCTGATGAGGAGATCACGGGTGGATTCGCTTATCCCTATTTCTGGCGTAAACCATTGTTGGATGCTGCTTGGGATCCGGCAGAAATGATAAATGTGGATGGGAATAAAATATTCTGGCGTTTGGCAGAGATTTATTTATTACGGGCTGAAGCACGTTGTCGTGCAAATTTGCCGGGAGCAGAAGATGATTTGAATTGTGTTAGAAATCGGGCTCATGCAAAAGCATATCCCGCAGATACTGATACGGAAGGTTTGCAGATGGCAATATTCCGGGAGAGAGAACGGGAAATGTTTTTTGACGGAGAACGCTATTATGATATTGTTCGGAATGGGTATTATACTCTTCCGGGAATGATTTCGGAGGTATTTGAGCAACTTACCGAACAAGATGTAAAAGATGGAGCGTTATATGTTCCGATAATGGATACGGAAATGCAGCGCAATACTTTAATGCGTCAGAATCCGTATTGGTTAGCAAGATGGTAA